The Pleurocapsa minor HA4230-MV1 genome has a window encoding:
- a CDS encoding lipocalin-like domain-containing protein: MSTPSIQNNSLIGIWKLISATAIHADETVTPEVYGANPTGYITYTSNSHMMVMFSQSDRSLLSQEVRSPLSQEMQSLPVEELAQAFTTFNAYAGTYRLSGNTVIHQIEIASIPNRVGTTLVRTFTLSKSRLTLKTSPALNDGVETVFELVWQRI, from the coding sequence ATGTCTACACCATCGATTCAAAATAATTCTCTGATTGGCATTTGGAAGTTAATTTCTGCAACTGCTATTCATGCTGATGAAACGGTGACACCAGAAGTGTATGGAGCAAATCCAACTGGCTACATTACCTACACCTCAAATAGTCATATGATGGTGATGTTTTCTCAGAGCGATCGCTCACTGCTGAGTCAAGAGGTGCGATCGCCATTGAGTCAAGAGATGCAATCCCTACCTGTTGAAGAACTGGCTCAAGCGTTCACGACATTTAATGCTTACGCTGGAACTTATAGGCTGAGTGGCAACACAGTAATTCACCAGATCGAAATTGCATCGATTCCTAATCGGGTTGGTACAACGTTAGTTCGCACCTTTACTCTGAGTAAAAGCCGACTGACACTGAAAACGTCGCCAGCGTTAAATGATGGTGTTGAAACAGTTTTCGAGTTGGTGTGGCAGCGCATTTAA
- the nadA gene encoding quinolinate synthase NadA translates to MFTAAKPKINSPQIPSDLFGAINELKKELNAVILAHYYQEADIQDIADYLGDSLGLSQQAADTDAEVIVFAGVHFMAETAKILNPDKLVLLPDLEAGCSLADSCPADDFRAFKAQHPDHIVISYINCTAEIKALSDIICTSSNAVKIVNQIPLDQPIIFAPDRNLGRYVSEQTGRDLVLWDGSCIVHETFSEKRIIELKLEHPAAEIIAHPECEPALLRHADFIGSTTALLNYAQQSQSDTFIVATEPGIIHQMEKAAPQRQFIPAPGMNNCACNECPYMRLNTLEKLYLAMKNKTPEITLPEEIRVRALKPIQRMLEMS, encoded by the coding sequence ATGTTTACCGCAGCTAAACCGAAGATTAATTCCCCCCAAATTCCTAGTGATTTGTTTGGCGCAATTAATGAACTGAAAAAAGAACTTAATGCCGTAATTCTGGCTCACTATTATCAAGAAGCTGATATTCAGGATATTGCCGATTATTTAGGTGATTCTTTGGGTTTGTCGCAGCAGGCTGCTGATACTGATGCAGAAGTGATTGTCTTTGCTGGGGTGCATTTTATGGCGGAGACAGCGAAGATTTTGAATCCCGATAAACTTGTGTTGCTACCAGATTTAGAGGCGGGTTGCTCCCTGGCTGATAGTTGTCCAGCCGATGATTTTAGAGCTTTTAAAGCCCAACACCCCGACCATATTGTTATTTCCTATATCAACTGTACCGCCGAAATTAAGGCTCTGAGCGACATTATTTGTACTAGCTCCAATGCGGTTAAGATCGTCAATCAGATTCCTCTAGATCAACCGATTATCTTTGCTCCAGATCGCAATTTAGGTCGCTATGTCAGCGAGCAAACAGGCAGAGATTTGGTATTGTGGGACGGTAGCTGTATTGTTCACGAAACTTTTTCTGAAAAAAGAATTATTGAATTAAAACTTGAGCATCCAGCCGCCGAAATTATTGCTCATCCCGAATGTGAACCCGCTCTATTGCGCCATGCAGATTTTATTGGTTCCACTACCGCCTTATTAAACTACGCTCAACAAAGTCAAAGCGATACATTTATCGTAGCAACTGAACCAGGGATCATTCATCAAATGGAAAAAGCTGCTCCTCAGCGACAATTTATTCCAGCACCAGGGATGAACAACTGCGCCTGCAACGAATGTCCTTATATGCGATTGAATACTCTAGAAAAGCTTTATCTGGCGATGAAAAATAAAACACCCGAAATTACTTTACCTGAAGAAATTCGTGTGCGTGCCTTAAAACCAATTCAAAGAATGCTAGAAATGTCTTGA
- a CDS encoding O-antigen ligase family protein, producing MLGLQQLSIHRRLVEKLEIVVTVFWLIYFLDVNIPPPLPPGIINALSYPFVALLVALHWKEVAYIATRNITLLLFLAVAMFSLFWSADMSSTFDINRGLLRTFLFGAYFTARYSLKEQMKILAWVLGIAAVLSLLACLGVPSYGIKEDGWQGIFPYKNYMGRAMVLGGILLLILALDNARNWLCWVGLVITLFLAIVSQSSTSVLLLLLLFAQMPLYLLIKQQYRVRVILLSLVCIVLSAVIMVIVAQQETILVNILGEGTNFNGRTPIWTIVIDTVSQQRPWLGYGYGGFWTSDAGAHVIANTWASDRGIVESFNAHNVYIEIFADLGLVGLILYGIVLINVAIKGMILLLASKKVEYFWLYQFLMFMTLAGLADVGLGFGATNAYGILAIAVCLSVSLEYQRLQKKQSLKRVPKITTQRF from the coding sequence ATGCTCGGACTACAGCAGCTCTCGATTCACCGTCGCCTAGTTGAAAAACTAGAGATAGTAGTGACGGTTTTCTGGTTAATCTACTTTCTTGATGTCAATATCCCCCCTCCACTTCCCCCTGGAATTATTAATGCTCTAAGCTATCCTTTTGTCGCTCTATTAGTTGCCTTGCACTGGAAAGAGGTGGCCTATATTGCTACTAGAAATATAACTCTGTTGTTATTTTTAGCAGTGGCAATGTTCTCGCTATTTTGGTCTGCTGATATGAGCAGCACTTTTGATATTAATCGGGGTTTATTACGTACCTTTCTCTTTGGTGCCTATTTTACGGCTCGCTATAGCCTCAAAGAGCAGATGAAGATCCTCGCCTGGGTACTGGGTATTGCTGCGGTATTAAGCTTGTTAGCCTGTTTAGGTGTACCGAGCTATGGGATCAAAGAAGACGGCTGGCAAGGAATTTTTCCTTATAAAAACTATATGGGACGGGCGATGGTTTTAGGCGGAATTTTACTATTAATTTTAGCTCTAGACAATGCTCGCAACTGGTTGTGCTGGGTCGGTTTGGTCATAACCTTATTTTTGGCGATCGTTTCTCAAAGCTCCACAAGCGTATTACTCTTATTACTTCTGTTTGCACAAATGCCCCTTTATCTACTAATCAAACAGCAATATCGAGTGCGTGTAATTTTGCTCAGTCTGGTATGTATTGTACTTAGTGCGGTAATCATGGTGATTGTGGCACAGCAAGAAACAATCTTGGTAAATATTTTGGGGGAAGGAACAAACTTTAATGGTCGTACCCCCATCTGGACGATCGTAATTGATACCGTATCTCAGCAGCGACCCTGGTTGGGCTATGGTTATGGAGGTTTTTGGACTTCAGATGCAGGAGCGCACGTAATTGCTAATACCTGGGCATCTGATCGGGGAATTGTCGAGAGTTTTAATGCTCATAACGTTTATATTGAAATATTCGCTGATTTGGGTTTAGTGGGCTTAATTTTATATGGAATTGTCTTGATTAATGTTGCAATTAAAGGCATGATTTTACTCTTGGCGAGCAAAAAAGTTGAATATTTTTGGTTATATCAGTTCTTAATGTTTATGACATTAGCGGGTTTAGCTGATGTTGGTCTGGGATTTGGCGCGACTAATGCTTATGGCATCCTCGCCATAGCTGTCTGTTTATCAGTCTCTTTAGAATATCAACGTTTACAGAAAAAACAGTCCCTCAAACGAGTGCCTAAAATCACCACTCAACGGTTTTAG
- a CDS encoding glycosyltransferase family 4 protein: protein MKIASLSTFDNQGGAARAAYRLHQGLNQIDVESWILCQSKFSQDPKVIGGKTSSGIEQVKTGLRLSLDQLPLKRYRHKSKQLFSPHWLASKIDKQVTQLNPDIINLHWISAGYLKIETIAKFQSPLVWTLHDMWSFTGGCHYNQSCDKFTTACGACPQLGSTRELDLSRQIWQRKQKAWRNLNLTVVTPSRWLGDNAKASSLFSDRRVEVIPYGLDTDTYRPIDQATARKLLKLPQDKQLVLFLSLNATSDERKGFHLLQPALQQLSQSGWQDKLELMVVGSSPPENPPELGFKAHYLGILTDDLTLALVYSAADVFVASSLQDNLPNTVLEAIACGTPCVTFNIGGMPDMIEHQQNGYLARPFVIEDLAQGVRWVLEDPSRLQSLADYSRTKAKQEFSLKIQARRYQNLYQEILADC, encoded by the coding sequence ATGAAGATTGCATCCCTTAGCACGTTTGATAATCAAGGTGGAGCTGCTCGTGCGGCTTATCGTCTGCATCAAGGTTTAAATCAGATTGATGTCGAATCTTGGATTTTATGTCAATCAAAATTTAGTCAAGATCCCAAAGTTATTGGGGGGAAAACTTCTTCAGGAATTGAACAGGTAAAAACAGGACTCAGGCTGAGTTTAGATCAGCTGCCACTAAAACGCTATCGTCACAAAAGTAAGCAGCTTTTTTCGCCTCACTGGCTAGCTTCTAAAATAGATAAACAAGTTACTCAATTAAATCCTGACATTATTAATTTACACTGGATCAGCGCGGGCTATCTAAAAATCGAGACTATAGCTAAGTTTCAATCGCCTTTAGTTTGGACACTACACGATATGTGGTCTTTTACGGGAGGATGCCACTACAATCAATCCTGTGATAAGTTTACTACTGCTTGTGGGGCTTGTCCTCAGTTAGGCAGTACTAGAGAATTAGATTTATCTCGCCAAATTTGGCAACGCAAACAAAAAGCCTGGAGAAATCTAAATTTAACGGTTGTTACCCCTAGTCGATGGCTGGGAGACAATGCCAAAGCTAGTTCTTTATTTAGCGATCGCCGAGTTGAAGTTATTCCCTATGGTTTAGATACAGATACCTATCGACCAATAGACCAAGCAACCGCCAGAAAACTGTTAAAGCTACCCCAAGATAAACAATTGGTATTGTTTCTTTCTCTCAACGCCACTAGCGACGAGCGTAAGGGATTTCATTTACTACAGCCAGCTTTACAGCAATTGAGTCAATCAGGTTGGCAAGACAAGCTAGAACTGATGGTGGTAGGCTCATCTCCTCCAGAAAATCCGCCAGAATTAGGATTTAAAGCACATTATTTAGGAATCTTGACAGATGACTTGACTCTAGCATTGGTCTACTCGGCAGCAGATGTTTTTGTGGCTTCTTCTCTCCAAGACAATTTGCCCAATACTGTCCTAGAAGCGATCGCTTGTGGTACTCCCTGTGTAACATTTAATATTGGTGGAATGCCTGACATGATTGAACATCAGCAAAATGGCTATTTGGCTCGTCCCTTTGTCATCGAAGATCTAGCTCAAGGAGTTAGATGGGTACTAGAAGATCCAAGCAGACTACAGAGCTTGGCTGACTATTCCCGCACTAAAGCCAAACAGGAGTTTTCTTTGAAAATTCAAGCTCGTCGATATCAAAATCTTTACCAAGAAATATTAGCCGACTGCTAA
- a CDS encoding methyltransferase domain-containing protein — MKYNQVKSDLKYLNLGCGYRFDGKWTNVNFAATGKGVISHDLGQGIPFNDQTFELVYHSHVLEHFSQAAAKSFMQECCRVLRPGGILRVVVPDLEQIARFYLASLEKAADSAEWAANYEWMILELLDQMVRNSRGGDMAIYLAQSKIHNQEFVFERFGLEASKLKQVPQSDRSAKLLVKQIKAFGTKVHQLLPKPLARFWTALKIGYYRQNGEVHQWMYDRYSLSILLKNCGLEQIVQRTASDSYLDNWSSFNLDTESNGKIYKPDSLFIEAVKPLDHDEKVMSNG, encoded by the coding sequence ATGAAATACAACCAAGTCAAGAGTGACCTTAAATATTTAAATTTGGGCTGCGGATATCGTTTTGACGGTAAGTGGACTAACGTAAATTTTGCAGCTACTGGAAAGGGCGTGATTTCACACGATTTAGGTCAAGGTATTCCTTTTAACGATCAAACGTTTGAATTAGTGTACCATTCTCATGTACTAGAACATTTTTCCCAAGCTGCTGCTAAATCTTTTATGCAAGAATGCTGTCGAGTATTACGCCCTGGAGGAATTTTAAGAGTTGTTGTTCCCGACTTGGAGCAAATTGCTCGTTTCTATCTAGCATCCCTAGAGAAAGCTGCTGATTCAGCCGAATGGGCTGCCAATTACGAATGGATGATACTAGAGTTACTGGATCAAATGGTGAGAAATAGTCGTGGTGGTGATATGGCAATCTATCTTGCTCAATCAAAAATTCATAATCAAGAATTTGTTTTCGAGCGTTTTGGTTTGGAAGCCAGCAAACTAAAACAAGTTCCCCAAAGCGATCGCTCTGCTAAATTGTTAGTCAAGCAAATTAAAGCCTTTGGCACCAAGGTGCATCAGCTATTGCCCAAACCTCTGGCTAGATTTTGGACAGCCCTAAAAATTGGCTACTATCGTCAAAATGGAGAAGTTCATCAATGGATGTACGATCGCTATTCGCTTTCCATCTTGCTGAAAAATTGCGGTCTAGAACAGATAGTACAGCGTACAGCTAGTGATAGCTATCTCGACAACTGGAGTAGCTTTAATTTAGACACTGAATCTAATGGCAAAATCTACAAACCAGACTCTTTGTTTATTGAAGCAGTGAAGCCACTAGATCATGATGAAAAGGTAATGAGTAATGGGTAA
- a CDS encoding sulfotransferase domain-containing protein: MRSLKTNIGTKVKQTLGIQPHSVGRKLTVFPDDVFLVSYPKSGNTWIRFLISNLLYPEVDITFASVQNIIPDIYLASNRELLQISRSRILKSHEYFDPRYKKVILITRDPRDITLSAYFHFLKYGRITETTSLEEFSQGFLSNHYHFVSKSNPLGSWAENTGSWLGAMKDKNHDNFLLLRYEDFQTDITMQLAKITNFMHLDCLESDLNLAIEKSSLKRMRELESTQTDVWPNKYTKQNIAFVREAVSGQGRVKLPQSVVQQIEFLWANTMKQLGYL; encoded by the coding sequence ATGAGATCTTTAAAGACTAACATCGGTACTAAAGTAAAACAAACTTTGGGAATTCAGCCTCATTCGGTGGGTAGAAAATTAACTGTTTTTCCTGATGATGTTTTCTTAGTTTCCTATCCAAAATCGGGTAATACTTGGATTAGATTCTTGATAAGTAATTTACTTTATCCAGAAGTTGATATTACCTTTGCCAGTGTCCAAAACATAATTCCTGATATTTATTTGGCATCTAACCGCGAACTACTACAAATTTCTCGATCGCGTATTTTAAAAAGTCATGAATATTTTGACCCTAGATACAAAAAAGTTATTTTGATTACCCGAGATCCAAGAGACATTACTCTTTCAGCCTACTTTCATTTTCTTAAATACGGTCGGATTACTGAAACAACTTCTCTAGAAGAGTTTAGTCAGGGGTTTTTATCAAATCACTATCATTTTGTGAGCAAGTCCAATCCTTTAGGTTCTTGGGCGGAAAATACAGGTAGCTGGCTTGGGGCGATGAAAGATAAAAATCATGACAACTTTTTATTGCTACGCTACGAAGATTTTCAAACCGATATTACTATGCAGTTAGCTAAAATTACTAACTTTATGCATCTAGATTGTTTAGAGTCCGATCTTAATTTGGCAATCGAAAAAAGTTCGCTCAAAAGAATGCGTGAATTAGAAAGTACACAAACAGATGTGTGGCCAAATAAGTATACGAAACAAAACATTGCCTTTGTTCGCGAAGCTGTTTCTGGTCAAGGTCGTGTAAAATTACCTCAATCCGTGGTACAACAAATTGAATTTCTTTGGGCAAATACTATGAAACAACTAGGTTATTTATAG